One window of the Rufibacter radiotolerans genome contains the following:
- the pdxA gene encoding 4-hydroxythreonine-4-phosphate dehydrogenase PdxA — protein MEQKTKPRIGITIGDIAGIGPEVVLKTLADSRVLHYCTPVIYGMASVVNKYRKLLDLENFSFQQITAFDQVHPKKVNVINCLEEEIEFTPGSPTPATGTLARTALLRAAQDLKDGHIQAVVTAPIDKDNTQGEGFQFPGHTEFFTTFFDAPESLMFLVAEGFRVATVTGHLPLKEVANVLTAELLMRKLAILDASLRKDFGIQKPKIAVLGLNPHAGENGLLGTEETEIVLPVIEQLKNKGNLVFGPFPADGFFGTRSYLKFDATLALYHDQGLIPFKTIAFERGVNFTAGLPIVRTSPDHGTAYDIAGQNKADETSFREALFAAVDILKARAEG, from the coding sequence ATGGAGCAAAAGACAAAGCCCCGCATAGGAATCACCATTGGAGACATTGCCGGCATTGGTCCGGAGGTAGTTTTGAAAACCTTAGCGGACAGCCGGGTGCTGCATTACTGCACGCCGGTGATCTATGGTATGGCCTCAGTGGTGAACAAGTACCGCAAGCTCTTGGACCTGGAAAACTTCAGTTTTCAGCAAATAACGGCCTTTGACCAGGTGCACCCCAAGAAGGTGAACGTGATCAACTGCCTGGAGGAAGAGATCGAATTTACCCCTGGCAGCCCTACCCCCGCCACTGGCACCCTGGCCCGTACTGCTTTATTGCGTGCCGCCCAAGACCTGAAAGACGGACACATACAGGCGGTAGTGACGGCCCCCATTGACAAAGACAACACCCAGGGCGAAGGCTTCCAGTTCCCGGGCCATACCGAGTTCTTCACCACGTTTTTTGATGCGCCGGAAAGCCTCATGTTTCTGGTGGCCGAAGGTTTTAGGGTAGCCACTGTTACCGGTCACCTGCCGCTCAAAGAAGTAGCCAATGTCCTGACCGCTGAATTACTGATGCGGAAGCTGGCCATTCTGGACGCTTCCCTGCGTAAGGACTTCGGGATTCAGAAACCTAAGATTGCCGTTTTGGGCCTCAACCCACACGCCGGCGAGAACGGGTTGCTGGGCACCGAGGAGACCGAGATTGTGCTGCCCGTGATTGAGCAGCTCAAGAACAAGGGCAACCTGGTGTTTGGCCCCTTCCCCGCCGATGGTTTCTTTGGCACCCGGAGTTACCTCAAGTTTGACGCCACCCTGGCGCTGTACCATGACCAGGGGCTGATTCCGTTTAAGACCATTGCCTTTGAGCGCGGCGTAAACTTTACCGCGGGCCTGCCCATTGTGCGCACCTCGCCAGACCACGGCACCGCGTATGACATTGCCGGGCAGAATAAGGCAGATGAGACCTCTTTCAGAGAGGCGCTGTTTGCGGCGGTAGATATTCTCAAGGCCCGCGCCGAAGGGTAA
- a CDS encoding YceD family protein, translating into MKEIKKYDINLVKLGNKSHSYEFELDDRFFELFEQDLVLGGNLKAVVELHKSELLLQLYFHITGTVRLTCDRSLEEFEHPLEVEQTLLVRYGPEDQELDVNVLQIVPETQYINIAQHLYDYIGLALPMKKLHPRFVEEDQQLEDNPEAEGLLIYSTGAADEEEDDDEDGPVDPRFAALKKLK; encoded by the coding sequence GTGAAGGAGATTAAGAAATACGATATCAACCTCGTGAAGCTTGGCAACAAGAGCCACAGCTATGAGTTTGAGTTGGATGACCGCTTCTTTGAGTTGTTTGAGCAGGACCTGGTCCTGGGCGGCAACTTGAAAGCGGTGGTAGAGCTGCACAAGTCTGAGCTTCTTTTGCAGCTTTACTTCCATATCACAGGAACGGTCCGTCTGACCTGTGACCGGAGCTTAGAGGAATTTGAGCACCCCCTGGAAGTGGAACAGACGCTGCTCGTGCGCTACGGCCCTGAAGACCAGGAACTGGACGTGAACGTGCTGCAGATAGTACCGGAGACGCAGTACATCAACATTGCCCAGCACCTGTATGATTACATAGGCCTGGCACTGCCCATGAAAAAGCTGCACCCCCGGTTTGTGGAGGAAGACCAGCAACTAGAGGACAACCCAGAGGCAGAAGGCCTTTTGATTTACTCTACCGGCGCAGCCGATGAAGAAGAGGACGATGATGAGGACGGTCCGGTGGACCCCCGATTTGCCGCCCTTAAAAAGTTAAAATAA
- the rsmA gene encoding 16S rRNA (adenine(1518)-N(6)/adenine(1519)-N(6))-dimethyltransferase RsmA translates to MKPVQPKKHLGQHFLTDLNIAQQIVDALRLPNGVQDVLEVGPGMGVLTQYLVQHPEYKTTIVDIDRESIAWLNEHFPQLEGRVLLADFLKTDLKTLFAGPFAVIGNFPYNISSQILFKVLDHRDQVPEVVGMLQKEVAERIAAPHGSKTYGIMSVLLQAFYTIEYLFTVHEHVFNPPPKVKSAVIRLTRNEVTTLPCDEKLFFRVVKTSFATRRKTLRNCLKPFNLPVEVTQDVLFDKRAEQLSVNDFINLTLLIQQHAV, encoded by the coding sequence GTGAAGCCCGTCCAGCCCAAGAAACACCTGGGTCAGCATTTCCTGACTGACCTCAATATTGCCCAGCAGATTGTGGATGCTCTGCGCCTGCCCAACGGCGTGCAGGACGTGCTGGAGGTGGGCCCCGGCATGGGCGTGCTTACCCAGTATCTGGTGCAGCACCCTGAGTACAAGACCACTATCGTGGACATTGACCGCGAGTCCATTGCCTGGCTCAACGAGCATTTTCCGCAACTGGAAGGCCGCGTGCTTTTAGCCGATTTTCTGAAAACCGACCTTAAAACGCTTTTTGCCGGTCCGTTTGCCGTGATAGGGAATTTTCCGTACAATATATCCAGCCAGATTTTGTTCAAGGTACTGGACCACCGCGACCAGGTGCCCGAGGTGGTGGGCATGCTTCAGAAAGAAGTTGCAGAACGCATTGCCGCCCCCCACGGCTCTAAAACCTACGGCATCATGAGCGTGCTCCTGCAGGCGTTTTACACCATAGAATACCTGTTCACGGTGCATGAGCACGTGTTCAACCCACCGCCTAAGGTAAAGTCTGCGGTTATCAGGCTCACCCGAAATGAAGTAACAACCTTACCTTGTGATGAGAAGCTGTTTTTTAGAGTAGTGAAGACTAGTTTTGCCACCCGCCGTAAAACCCTCCGGAACTGCCTCAAGCCGTTTAACCTACCGGTAGAGGTAACCCAGGACGTATTGTTTGACAAGCGGGCCGAGCAGCTTTCAGTGAATGATTTTATTAACCTGACCCTTCTGATCCAGCAGCATGCAGTCTGA
- the accB gene encoding acetyl-CoA carboxylase biotin carboxyl carrier protein — MKAKEIQDLIDFIAKSGLNKVDIETEEFKISVQREATQKTKYVSESSQQQSAPAPAHHSAPAPLPVAAAPAAPAAPAADESSKYVTIKAPMIGTLYRSANPESPAFVNVGDEVKKGQVICIIEAMKLFNEIESEVSGKIVKVLVDNSSPVEYDQPLFLVDPS; from the coding sequence ATGAAAGCTAAGGAAATCCAAGATCTGATTGATTTCATTGCGAAATCAGGCCTGAACAAAGTTGACATTGAGACTGAAGAATTCAAGATCTCTGTGCAGCGCGAAGCCACCCAGAAAACCAAGTATGTGTCTGAGTCTTCTCAGCAGCAGTCGGCCCCGGCCCCAGCGCACCATTCTGCGCCAGCCCCGCTTCCAGTAGCGGCCGCTCCTGCTGCCCCAGCCGCCCCGGCCGCTGATGAAAGCAGCAAATACGTGACCATCAAAGCCCCAATGATTGGTACCCTGTACCGCTCTGCCAACCCAGAGTCGCCGGCGTTTGTGAACGTAGGCGATGAGGTGAAAAAAGGCCAGGTGATCTGCATCATTGAAGCCATGAAGCTCTTCAATGAGATTGAGTCTGAGGTTTCTGGTAAAATTGTGAAGGTGTTGGTAGACAACTCCTCACCGGTAGAGTATGATCAGCCGTTGTTCCTGGTAGATCCTAGCTAA
- the plsX gene encoding phosphate acyltransferase PlsX, which produces MKIALDAMGGDFAPDAVVEGALLATKTLTDEVEIFLIGDEDQIHSLLQKHGYTGSRVKVVHASQVIGMGEHPTKALTQKPDSSIAVGYGMLATKKVDAFCSAGNTGAMLVGAVFSVKQVEGILRPALASFVPKVSGGMAIMLDVGAIADCKPEILEQFGEIGSICAQYLLDIKNPKVGLMNLGEEEGKGTMVTQPAYKLLKENKGINFIGNIEGRDLFNDKADVIVCDGFTGNVVLKLAESIYDILHEKKITDPFFDRFNYEAVGGSPILGVNGNAVIGHGVSSPTAICNMLHLANKMAETHMADKLRKYFSA; this is translated from the coding sequence ATGAAAATAGCTCTGGATGCAATGGGCGGCGACTTCGCCCCCGACGCAGTTGTAGAAGGCGCACTTTTGGCGACTAAGACTTTGACGGATGAGGTGGAGATTTTCCTTATAGGAGATGAAGACCAAATCCATTCCCTTCTTCAAAAGCACGGTTATACCGGTTCCAGAGTAAAGGTTGTTCACGCATCTCAAGTGATTGGGATGGGTGAACACCCTACTAAAGCCCTTACCCAGAAACCAGATTCCAGCATTGCGGTAGGTTACGGCATGCTGGCCACCAAAAAGGTAGACGCCTTCTGCAGTGCCGGTAACACCGGGGCCATGCTGGTAGGCGCTGTCTTCAGCGTGAAACAGGTAGAGGGTATCCTTCGGCCAGCCCTGGCCAGCTTTGTACCCAAGGTTTCGGGCGGCATGGCCATTATGCTGGACGTAGGCGCCATTGCAGACTGCAAGCCAGAGATTCTGGAACAGTTTGGCGAGATTGGCTCAATCTGCGCACAATACCTGCTAGACATCAAGAACCCCAAAGTGGGTCTCATGAACCTGGGCGAGGAAGAAGGCAAAGGCACCATGGTGACCCAACCCGCCTACAAACTCCTCAAAGAAAACAAAGGCATCAACTTTATCGGGAACATAGAAGGACGCGACCTGTTCAATGACAAGGCCGACGTGATTGTATGTGACGGATTTACCGGTAACGTTGTCTTAAAACTGGCGGAGTCAATCTATGACATCCTCCATGAGAAAAAAATCACGGATCCTTTCTTTGACCGTTTCAATTATGAGGCGGTAGGCGGCAGCCCAATTTTGGGAGTTAATGGCAATGCTGTCATTGGACACGGCGTATCTAGCCCTACTGCTATCTGTAACATGCTGCACCTGGCCAATAAAATGGCAGAGACCCACATGGCAGATAAACTGAGAAAATACTTCAGCGCGTAA
- the efp gene encoding elongation factor P, giving the protein MATTADFRNGLCIEFNGDLWIITEFQHVKPGKGPAFVRTKLKNIKTGKVVDNTFTAGVKVTTARVEQRPHQFIFKDDYGYNFMDSNTFEQVTLEERMVPFADLMKEGQEVTILFHAETETPLTAELPTYVELTITYTEPGIKGDTATNASKPATVETGATISVPLFIGQDEKIKVDTRTYTYAERVK; this is encoded by the coding sequence ATGGCAACTACCGCTGATTTCCGCAACGGGCTTTGCATTGAATTTAACGGCGACCTTTGGATCATTACTGAGTTTCAGCACGTGAAACCAGGTAAAGGCCCCGCCTTCGTCCGCACTAAACTTAAGAACATCAAAACCGGCAAAGTAGTAGACAATACCTTCACCGCCGGTGTAAAAGTGACTACGGCCCGGGTGGAGCAGCGTCCGCACCAGTTTATCTTCAAAGATGACTACGGCTATAACTTCATGGACAGCAACACCTTTGAGCAGGTAACCCTGGAAGAGAGAATGGTCCCGTTTGCTGACTTGATGAAAGAAGGCCAGGAAGTGACTATCTTGTTCCATGCTGAGACGGAAACCCCGTTAACGGCTGAACTTCCTACGTATGTAGAGCTTACCATTACGTATACAGAACCCGGCATTAAAGGTGACACCGCCACCAATGCCTCTAAACCAGCCACGGTAGAAACAGGGGCCACTATTTCTGTGCCTCTCTTCATTGGCCAAGACGAGAAAATAAAGGTAGACACGCGTACCTACACTTACGCCGAACGAGTAAAATAG
- a CDS encoding leucyl aminopeptidase family protein: MRTELTYAATLPANTSTAVLVAGREQIPGELFSLEEQEYITRQLDLKSTLVTINKFTHQLYVVATEPQRKETQTQEALRKAGNALHQRLAADKVDHVVLLDGADGESALYVAEGLILTNYSFQRYKTEKATPPGLKTVSITGAGISQTQVTELGNLLDAVCHTRDLINTPHNMQTAVMLSEQLGELLEGTGVKLEVLDLVQIQSLKMGGLLAVNQASDEAPTFNILEWKPEKPANSQPVVLVGKGVVYDTGGLSIKPTPNSMDFMKSDMSGAAAVAGTLYALAKNNIPLHVIGLIPATDNLISGKGFAPGDVITMHSGHTVEVLNTDAEGRLILADALHFAKRYNPALVIDIATLTGAAARAIGREGIAMMGTADDMLKTDLKLAGELAHERLVEFPLWDEYQEHLKSEIADLKNIGGAEAGAISAGKFLEFFTNYPWMHLDIAGTAYLLSPDSYRGKHATGSSVRLLYHFLSSQATA; this comes from the coding sequence ATGCGCACTGAACTGACCTACGCTGCAACATTACCCGCAAATACCAGCACCGCCGTGTTGGTGGCGGGCCGCGAGCAAATTCCCGGGGAGCTTTTCTCCTTAGAGGAGCAGGAATATATCACCCGCCAACTGGACCTGAAAAGCACCCTGGTCACCATCAATAAATTCACGCACCAACTGTATGTAGTGGCCACCGAGCCGCAGCGCAAGGAAACCCAAACCCAGGAAGCGCTCCGCAAGGCAGGCAACGCCCTGCACCAGCGCCTGGCTGCTGACAAGGTGGACCACGTGGTGCTGCTTGACGGAGCCGACGGAGAATCTGCCCTTTACGTAGCCGAAGGCCTGATTTTGACCAACTACTCGTTTCAGCGCTATAAGACCGAGAAAGCCACGCCTCCCGGGTTAAAGACCGTGAGCATCACTGGGGCTGGCATCTCCCAAACGCAGGTTACCGAACTTGGGAACCTGCTGGACGCCGTTTGCCACACCCGCGACCTCATCAATACCCCGCACAACATGCAGACCGCCGTGATGCTGAGCGAGCAGTTAGGCGAGTTGCTGGAAGGCACCGGCGTGAAGCTGGAGGTGCTGGACCTTGTGCAGATACAGTCGTTGAAGATGGGCGGCCTGCTGGCCGTGAACCAGGCCTCAGATGAAGCCCCTACCTTTAATATCCTGGAATGGAAGCCCGAGAAACCGGCCAACTCCCAACCGGTGGTGCTGGTAGGCAAAGGCGTGGTGTATGATACCGGCGGACTGAGCATCAAGCCCACCCCCAACTCCATGGATTTCATGAAGTCAGACATGTCGGGCGCGGCCGCCGTGGCCGGTACCCTGTACGCCCTGGCTAAGAATAATATTCCCCTGCACGTCATCGGGTTGATCCCAGCCACCGACAACCTGATCAGCGGTAAAGGCTTCGCCCCCGGCGATGTGATTACCATGCACAGCGGCCACACCGTGGAAGTGCTGAACACCGACGCGGAGGGCCGCCTGATTCTGGCCGACGCCCTGCATTTTGCCAAACGCTACAACCCGGCCTTGGTCATTGACATTGCCACCCTCACCGGGGCTGCCGCCCGCGCCATTGGCCGCGAAGGCATTGCCATGATGGGTACCGCCGATGACATGTTGAAAACCGACCTGAAACTGGCCGGCGAGTTGGCGCACGAGCGCCTGGTGGAGTTCCCGCTGTGGGATGAGTACCAGGAGCACCTGAAATCTGAGATCGCGGACCTGAAGAACATTGGCGGAGCCGAGGCGGGCGCCATTTCGGCGGGCAAGTTCCTGGAGTTCTTCACCAATTATCCCTGGATGCACCTGGACATCGCCGGTACGGCCTACCTGTTGAGCCCAGACTCTTACCGCGGTAAGCACGCCACCGGCAGCAGCGTACGCCTGCTGTACCATTTCCTCTCTTCACAAGCTACCGCGTAA
- the rpmF gene encoding 50S ribosomal protein L32, whose translation MAHPKRKISKTRRDKRRTHDKITPKAISICPNTGEVHQYHRAYVVDGDLYHKGKVAIKNYTSVA comes from the coding sequence ATGGCACATCCAAAGCGAAAAATCTCCAAAACCAGAAGAGATAAGAGAAGAACGCACGACAAAATTACTCCTAAGGCGATTTCTATCTGCCCTAACACCGGTGAGGTGCACCAATACCACAGAGCTTACGTGGTAGACGGCGATTTATACCACAAGGGTAAAGTGGCCATCAAAAATTATACCTCTGTTGCCTAA
- a CDS encoding NAD(P)-dependent oxidoreductase, producing MPTLPVSPFRCLVVDLMHESLMPMLQAMGVEVTYVPDIKKEEVPALLPQYHMLVVRSKMRITAELLTHAPNLQVLARAGAGVDNIDDGVLEARNITLINAPEGNRDAVGEHTLGLLLTLFRKINQGDRQIREGQWLREDNRGEELGGKTVGLIGYGHMGKAFARRLMGFDCEVLAYDRQPVENPFAHVRLTSLEEIQEKAQVLSLHIPYTKENHHFVDARLLASFAHPLWLLNTARGEVLDHEALVEAMKTGHVLGAALDVLENEKLKALTPPQQERLDYLLQHPRVILTPHIAGWTHESYVRINEVLVQKLQAYLASQEK from the coding sequence ATGCCTACACTACCTGTTTCCCCCTTCCGTTGCCTGGTGGTTGACCTCATGCACGAGAGCCTTATGCCTATGCTCCAGGCAATGGGGGTAGAGGTGACCTATGTGCCCGACATCAAGAAGGAGGAGGTGCCTGCGTTATTGCCCCAATACCACATGCTGGTGGTGCGCAGCAAGATGCGCATCACCGCAGAGCTGCTGACCCACGCCCCTAACCTGCAGGTGCTGGCCCGGGCCGGGGCCGGCGTAGACAACATTGACGATGGCGTTTTGGAGGCCCGCAACATTACCTTGATCAACGCCCCCGAAGGCAACCGCGACGCCGTGGGCGAGCACACACTGGGGCTACTGTTGACCTTGTTCCGGAAGATCAACCAGGGGGACCGCCAGATACGGGAAGGCCAATGGCTGCGCGAGGATAATAGGGGCGAAGAGTTAGGCGGGAAGACGGTGGGGTTGATTGGTTACGGCCACATGGGCAAAGCCTTTGCCAGGCGACTGATGGGGTTTGACTGCGAGGTGTTGGCCTATGACCGCCAGCCGGTAGAGAACCCTTTCGCGCACGTGCGCCTTACCTCCCTGGAAGAAATCCAGGAAAAAGCCCAGGTGCTGAGCCTGCATATTCCCTATACAAAGGAGAACCACCATTTTGTAGACGCTAGGTTGCTGGCTAGCTTTGCACACCCCCTCTGGCTCTTAAACACCGCCCGCGGCGAAGTCCTGGACCATGAGGCCCTGGTAGAGGCCATGAAAACCGGCCATGTGCTGGGAGCTGCCCTGGACGTGCTTGAAAATGAAAAGCTGAAAGCGCTCACGCCACCCCAACAAGAAAGACTGGACTACCTCCTGCAACATCCCCGTGTGATCCTTACCCCCCACATTGCCGGCTGGACCCACGAGTCTTATGTGAGGATAAATGAGGTGCTGGTGCAGAAACTGCAAGCGTATTTGGCTTCTCAAGAGAAGTAA
- the mgtE gene encoding magnesium transporter, giving the protein MQSEITREFIDQIEDAIERRDTEFILSNMEEMYAVDITTVLYELNTEQSKYVMDVLPSDVGAQILSDLDSDVRTNFLKNFTTEEIARYINEMDSDDAVDLLNEQPVQRKEEIIALLEDQEHVADIIDLLHYDEDCAGGLMAKELIKVNINWRVGQCIEEIRRQAEDVEKVYAIYVVDDRDKLVGRLGMKTLILTNDNTPISEVYEPDVISIESYKDEQEVATVMQKYDLDAIPVVNIQGRLLGRITIDDVIDVIQEQAELSRQLMTGITENIEEDDSVFRLSRARLPWLMVGMVGGLLGARFIGLFEGDIAIIPALAMFTPLITATGGNVGIQSSSIIIQTLANKTIMFDNFTSRIIKVLLVAIINGLVMSGLVLGFNVLFGVELTLSIVVAVALFSVVLLSSFMGTVTPMILDKYGVNPAVAAGPFITTANDLLGLGVYFMVAHMLLTL; this is encoded by the coding sequence ATGCAGTCTGAAATCACCCGTGAGTTCATTGACCAGATAGAGGACGCCATTGAGCGCCGCGACACGGAGTTTATCCTCTCCAACATGGAGGAGATGTACGCCGTGGACATCACCACCGTTTTGTACGAGCTCAACACCGAACAAAGCAAATACGTGATGGATGTGTTGCCCTCAGACGTGGGCGCCCAGATCCTGAGCGACCTAGACTCTGACGTACGCACCAATTTCCTGAAGAACTTCACCACCGAGGAGATTGCCCGCTATATAAATGAGATGGACTCTGATGACGCCGTGGATTTGCTCAATGAGCAGCCCGTACAGCGCAAAGAGGAGATCATCGCCCTGCTGGAGGACCAGGAACACGTCGCCGACATTATTGACCTGCTGCACTATGACGAGGACTGCGCCGGCGGTCTCATGGCCAAGGAGTTGATCAAGGTGAACATCAATTGGCGGGTAGGGCAGTGCATTGAGGAGATAAGGCGGCAGGCCGAGGACGTGGAGAAAGTCTATGCCATTTACGTGGTAGATGACCGTGACAAGTTGGTGGGCCGCCTGGGCATGAAGACCCTTATCCTCACCAATGACAACACGCCTATCTCTGAGGTCTATGAACCAGACGTGATCTCCATAGAGTCTTACAAAGACGAGCAGGAAGTGGCCACCGTCATGCAGAAATATGACCTGGACGCCATTCCCGTGGTCAACATCCAGGGGCGTCTGTTGGGCCGTATCACCATTGATGACGTCATTGACGTGATTCAGGAGCAGGCCGAACTGAGCCGCCAGTTGATGACCGGTATCACCGAGAACATTGAGGAAGACGACAGCGTGTTTCGTCTCTCCAGGGCCCGGTTGCCCTGGCTGATGGTAGGCATGGTGGGTGGTTTGTTGGGGGCCCGTTTCATTGGGCTGTTTGAGGGTGATATCGCTATTATTCCGGCCCTGGCTATGTTTACCCCGCTAATCACCGCTACCGGCGGAAACGTGGGCATTCAGTCTTCGTCCATCATCATCCAAACCCTGGCTAACAAAACCATCATGTTTGACAATTTCACCTCCCGGATTATCAAAGTCCTGCTGGTGGCCATTATCAACGGGTTAGTGATGTCTGGCTTAGTCTTGGGTTTCAATGTGCTGTTTGGCGTAGAATTGACCTTGTCTATTGTGGTGGCCGTGGCTTTATTTAGTGTGGTGCTGCTGTCTTCTTTTATGGGAACGGTCACGCCCATGATCCTGGATAAATACGGGGTCAACCCGGCCGTGGCCGCGGGCCCGTTTATCACCACCGCCAATGACCTTCTGGGGCTTGGGGTGTATTTTATGGTGGCCCACATGCTCTTAACCCTTTAA
- a CDS encoding beta-ketoacyl-ACP synthase III, with translation MSKITAAITGVSGYAPEYIMTNKELETMVETNDEWIVSRTGIKERRILKGEDQGTSAIAIPAVLDLLKKTNTRPEEVELLICATTTPDFVFPATANIICAEVGAVNAFGYDLQAACSGFLFALATGAQFIETGKYKKVIVVGADKMSAIVDYTDRATCIIFGDGGGAVMLEPNTEGLGVQDSILKSDGTGAQFLHMKAGGSRRPATAETLARREHYAFQEGQQVFKFAVKGMADVAAEVMERNHLTSEDIAWLVPHQANKRIIDATANRVGVGPEKVMINIQKYGNTTSGTIPLCLWEYENQLKKGDNVILAAFGGGFTWGAMYLKWAYDPK, from the coding sequence ATGAGCAAAATTACCGCCGCGATCACCGGAGTGAGCGGATATGCCCCCGAGTATATCATGACCAACAAAGAGTTGGAGACCATGGTAGAGACCAATGACGAATGGATTGTCAGCCGCACGGGCATCAAGGAAAGACGCATTCTCAAGGGTGAAGACCAGGGCACCTCGGCCATTGCCATTCCGGCCGTTCTGGACCTGCTTAAAAAAACCAACACCCGGCCAGAGGAAGTAGAACTGCTTATCTGCGCCACCACCACCCCAGACTTCGTGTTCCCGGCCACGGCCAACATTATCTGTGCCGAGGTTGGCGCGGTAAATGCCTTTGGGTATGACCTGCAAGCCGCCTGCTCTGGTTTCCTGTTCGCGCTGGCAACCGGCGCCCAGTTTATTGAGACCGGCAAGTACAAGAAAGTGATTGTGGTGGGCGCTGATAAGATGTCTGCCATTGTAGACTACACAGACCGGGCTACCTGCATTATCTTCGGGGACGGCGGCGGCGCCGTCATGCTGGAGCCCAACACAGAGGGTTTAGGCGTACAGGACAGCATCCTGAAATCTGACGGTACCGGTGCCCAGTTCCTGCACATGAAGGCCGGAGGAAGCCGCAGACCGGCCACCGCAGAGACGTTGGCCAGACGTGAGCACTATGCGTTCCAGGAAGGCCAGCAGGTATTCAAGTTTGCCGTGAAAGGTATGGCCGACGTGGCCGCCGAAGTAATGGAGCGCAACCACCTTACCTCTGAGGACATTGCCTGGCTGGTGCCCCACCAGGCCAACAAACGCATTATTGACGCCACTGCCAACCGCGTGGGCGTGGGCCCGGAGAAAGTGATGATCAACATCCAGAAATACGGCAACACCACCTCCGGAACCATTCCGTTGTGCCTCTGGGAGTATGAAAACCAATTGAAAAAAGGAGACAACGTGATCTTGGCCGCATTTGGCGGGGGCTTTACTTGGGGTGCCATGTACCTCAAATGGGCCTATGACCCTAAGTAA